TGGGGTTCCACAACCGCCACGCCGCGTCGGCGGCGATGTTCGACGCCTACAAGTCCCAGGGTCGATTCGGCCGGCTGACCCACGTCGAAGCTAACTACGTCCGTCGACGCGGGGTCCCCGGCCCCGGTTCCTGGTTCACGAACCCGGACCTCGCTGGCGGTGGCGCCCTCCTCGACATCGGCGTCCACGCCATCGATCTCGCGCTCTACATGCTCGACTTCCCGGACGTAATCGAGGTCTCCGGCACGGCTCGTACCACGTTCGGCACCCAGAAGGAGTACGCCGATCCCGACGGGTTCGGCAATAACTGGAACGCGACAGTCGAGACGTACGAGGTCGACGACTCCGTCAGCGCCTTTATCCGCTGTGCCGACGGGCGAACGATCACCCTCGAGGCGGGCTGGGCGACGAACCGCGACCCCAGCCAGGAGTTCCACGTCCGGGGAAGCAACGCCGGTGCGCAGTTCGAAATCGGCGATTCGAACCTCGAGTTGCTCGAGGCGGGTACCGCAGGCTGTGACCACTACGCGGACACCCAACTCACCGGCGACACGTCGGTAACCGGCCACTACGAACAGGATCGTGTCTTCCTCGAGACGGTCGTCGCCGGCGACGAACCGACGACCAACACGGTCGACGAGGCCTTGACCGTTCAGCAGGTCATCGATGCAATTTACCGCTCGAGCGAGACGGGACGAGCGGTTCGCCTCGAGGACACGCACAAGGCGACCCGGACGCTGGACTGAGCCGGTTTGGCTGGGTCGTATCAACCAGAAATACTCTTTGTCCTGTATTCAAGAGCGAGACGTATCGTAATGAATTATGTTGGGCGAAGACGGCTGTTACAATCGCTGGTTCTCGGCGGGTTCACCACGGTCGCGGGCTGCCTGACGGCCGATTCTCGAGACAGTGATGGCGGCGCAAAGGGCGAACCCTCGAATACCACCGTCGACAGCGATGGTGTCGATGACGACGAGTCCAAAACCGACGACCAGTCCAACACCGACGACGAGGCCGAGGAAATCTATGAAGCACGTGACGAACCACTCTTTCGCCAGTGGACACCGGCGGTAGATGCCTACGATTACGATGGGACTCCAGGATTCCTCGAGATCGACGTCCAGGCCGCCTACGATATGTCTGCTACGGCCTCGAGCGTCGACCGAGCCGAACTCGAGAAGGCCGTCGAAGCGTACAGCGCACTCGGCATCTCGAGTGAAGAGTTGGACCGGTACCTCAATCTAAACGTGGGTGAGATTCTTTACGGTTCGTTCGATCCGAGTGTCGTTACCGACGCCATCGAAACAGCAGGGTACGCCGACGCGAGCAGCCACGGAGCGTACGAAGTGTACGACGGCGTCTCCATCCAGGACGGCGACAGGGTACTGCTGGAGGACTCGGCCGTTGCCGTCGGCCCGTCCACCCTCGTTGTCGCGCCCACAGCGGGGCTGATCGACGAGAACGCTGCGGATTCGTCAACGTTGTCGGTTGGGTCGCTCCTGGAAACGGGAGGGGCGTCAGGCGCCACACTTCCCGAGACGCACGACGACGTCGGCACGCTCCTGGAGGTGCTCGAGGAAGCGATCGTCCCGAGCGGGGAAAGTTCGTATTTATTTTGTCTCGCTCCTGATAGTCCCGGGCGACCATCGTACGAACCGGGTGGGTTCATCGTTTCCTGGTCGTTTGGGGCCGAACGCACGGAGCTATCGACCGCCTGGATATACGATGATCTGGAAACGCTCCACGAAGAGCGCCCACGCTCCCATATCGAATCGTGGCTTCCACTCGAGTACTACAACAAGACGTCGGTGTGGACGACCGACCGCGTGGCCGTCTACGAGGGATGGATCGAGACGACGGCGTTCAACTATTTCGAACCGCCAGCAGACGTGGCGCGCCATACCGGACCACAGGCGGGCCTCAGCCTGGACGAAGAGGACGGCGAGGCCGTGATTACGATCACCGTGATCGAACACCTCGACGCACTGCGGATCGAACGAAACGGCGAGACGGTTCGGACTGACGGCGATCCCGCGGTCGGCGAAACCCACACGATCTCAGTCGAAGCGGAAGACCGAATCGTCGTCGTCGGTGTGTACGAGGGGACGGAGTCGATCCTGCTCGAGCACGTCGCCCACGGGTACTGAGTTACTAGCGGTTCCAGATT
This region of Natronosalvus halobius genomic DNA includes:
- a CDS encoding Gfo/Idh/MocA family protein gives rise to the protein MSEASTGTGTGIGIGVGIVGLGGMGQLHASNMRQEGADIVAGVDLVKEQRERFGTEFGAETYDSHEAMLDDESVDVDVVVVTTPNKFHEPIAVAALEAGRHVLVEKPLGHTLESAERIAAAAERAEGICMVGFHNRHAASAAMFDAYKSQGRFGRLTHVEANYVRRRGVPGPGSWFTNPDLAGGGALLDIGVHAIDLALYMLDFPDVIEVSGTARTTFGTQKEYADPDGFGNNWNATVETYEVDDSVSAFIRCADGRTITLEAGWATNRDPSQEFHVRGSNAGAQFEIGDSNLELLEAGTAGCDHYADTQLTGDTSVTGHYEQDRVFLETVVAGDEPTTNTVDEALTVQQVIDAIYRSSETGRAVRLEDTHKATRTLD